The Camelus dromedarius isolate mCamDro1 chromosome 1, mCamDro1.pat, whole genome shotgun sequence genome has a window encoding:
- the UTP3 gene encoding something about silencing protein 10: MVGRSRRRGAAKWAAARGKADHGPADENDLESPPSPGDSSYYQDKVDDFHEARSRAALTKGWSEVESGDEEEDGDEEEEVLAIDVADEDDEDGESTGDEEDDDEDGGSSVQSEAEASVDPSLSWGHRKKLYYDTDYGSKSRGRQSQQEVEEEEREEEEEAQLIQRRLAQDLQEDDFGVTWVEAFAKPVPQVNEAETRVVKDLAKVSVKEKLKMLRKESPELLELIDDLQVKLTEMKDELEPLLRLVEQRIIPPGKGSQYLRTKYNLYLNYCSNISFYLILKARRVPAHGHPVIERLVTYRNLINKLSVVDQKLSSEIRHLLTLKDGAGKKELNLKAKSTKTKPKSVSETSAAASAVTDLSDDSDFLEEAALKYYKEVEDRQKLKRKKEENSTEEQALEDPNAKRAITYQIAKNRGLTPRRKKIDRNPRVKHREKFRRAKIRRRGQVREVRREEQRYSGELSGIRAGVKKSIKLK, translated from the coding sequence ATGGTGGGGAGATCCCGGCGGCGCGGAGCGGCCAAGTGGGCTGCTGCGAGAGGCAAGGCAGATCACGGCCCGGCCGACGAAAATGATTTAGAATCTCCACCCTCACCGGGGGACTCCAGCTACTACCAGGATAAGGTAGATGATTTCCATGAGGCCCGATCTCGGGCCGCCTTGACTAAGGGCTGGAGCGAAGTGGAGAGTGGGGACGAGGAGGAGGATGgcgatgaggaggaggaggtgcttGCCATAGATGTTGCTGATGAGGACGACGAAGATGGAGAGAGTACGGGGGATGAGGAGGATGACGATGAAGATGGTGGGAGCTCTGTGCAGAGTGAGGCAGAGGCCTCGGTGGATCCTAGTTTGTCGTGGGGTCATAGGAAAAAACTTTACTATGACACGGACTATGGTTCCAAGTCCCGAGGCCGGCAGAGTCAACAAGAagtagaggaagaggaaagagaggaggaagaggaggcacaGCTCATTCAGCGGCGCCTAGCCCAAGACCTGCAAGAGGACGATTTTGGAGTCACCTGGGTGGAGGCCTTTGCAAAACCGGTGCCTCAGGTAAATGAGGCTGAGACACGAGTCGTGAAGGATTTGGCAAAAGTTTCGGTGAAAGAGAAGCTGAAAATGCTGCGGAAGGAATCACCAGAGCTCTTGGAGCTGATAGATGACCTTCAAGTTAAGTTGACAGAGATGAAGGATGAGCTGGAGCCATTGCTCCGGTTGGTGGAACAAAGGATCATTCCACCCGGAAAAGGAAGCCAGTACCTGAGGACCAAGTACAACCTCTATTTGAACTACTGCTCCAACATCAGTTTTTATTTGATCCTGAAAGCTAGGAGAGTCCCTGCACATGGACATCCTGTCATAGAAAGGCTTGTTACCTACAGAAATTTGATCAACAAGCTGTCAGTTGTGGATCAGAAGCTCTCCTCCGAGATTCGTCATCTACTCACACTTAAAGATGgtgcaggaaagaaagaactgaatCTAAAAGCAAAATCCACGAAGACCAAGCCAAAATCTGTTTCAGAGActtctgctgctgcctctgctgtTACAGACCTTTCTGATGATTCTGATTTTCTTGAAGAAGCTGCATTGAAATACTATAAAGAAGTAGAAGACAGgcaaaaattgaagagaaagaaagaagaaaatagtacTGAAGAACAGGCTCTTGAAGATCCAAATGCAAAGAGAGCCATTACTTACCAGATTGCTAAAAACAGGGGACTTACACCCAGGAGAAAGAAGATTGATCGAAATCCCAGAGTGAAACACCGGGAGAAGTTCAGAAGAGCCAAAATTCGCAGAAGAGGCCAGGTTCGTGAAGTTCGTAGAGAAGAGCAACGTTATAGTGGTGAACTATCTGGCATTCGTGCAGGAGTTAAAAAGAGCATTaagcttaaataa